The window TAATTCTGCTTTGCGAAAGGTTGCCAGGGTCAGGCTGACTACCGGTGTTGAGGTTACAGCTTATATCCCTGGTGTGGGCCATAATCTTCAAGAGCATTCCGTTGTTCTTGTTCGTGGGGGGCGTGTAAAGGATCTACCTGGTGTAAGATATCATATAGTCAGGGGAATTCTTGATACTCTCGGGGTTGATGGCCGAAAACAAAGCAGATCAAAGTATGGTGCAAAAAGG of the Anaerolineae bacterium genome contains:
- the rpsL gene encoding 30S ribosomal protein S12; the protein is MPTINQLVRQGRKRIKKKTGTPALKNAPQKRGVCTRVYTSTPKKPNSALRKVARVRLTTGVEVTAYIPGVGHNLQEHSVVLVRGGRVKDLPGVRYHIVRGILDTLGVDGRKQSRSKYGAKRPK